A genomic region of Cannabis sativa cultivar Pink pepper isolate KNU-18-1 chromosome 1, ASM2916894v1, whole genome shotgun sequence contains the following coding sequences:
- the LOC115707074 gene encoding transcription factor TGA2.2 isoform X2 yields MTRAYVQQLESSRLKLTQLEQELQRARQQGIFISSSGDQAHSMSGNGAMAFDVEYGRWLEEQNRQINELRSAVNSHAGDTELRIINDGILAHYDEIFRLKGVAAKTDVFHLLSGMWKTPAERCFLWLGGFRSSELLKLLVNQLEPLTEQQLVGITNLQQSSQQAEDALSQGMEALQQSLAETLSSGSLGSSGSSGNVANYMGQMAMAMGKLGTLEGFIRQADNLRLQTLQQMHRILTTRQSARALLAIHDYFSRLRALSSLWLARPRE; encoded by the exons ATGACAAGG GCATATGTCCAACAGCTGGAGAGTAGTCGTTTGAAACTCACGCAATTAGAACAAGAGCTCCAACGTGCCCGACAGCAG GGAATCTTTATATCAAGCTCTGGAGACCAGGCCCATTCTATGAGTGGAAATG GCGCGATGGCCTTTGACGTAGAATATGGTCGTTGGTTGGAAGAGCAGAATCGACAGATTAATGAACTGAGATCAGCAGTTAATTCTCATGCAGGTGATACAGAGCTCCGTATTATTAACGACGGTATCTTGGCACACTATGATGAGATTTTTAGGCTCAAGGGCGTTGCAGCAAAGACTGATGTTTTTCATTTGTTGTCTGGTATGTGGAAAACTCCTGCTGAAAGGTGTTTCTTATGGCTTGGTGGTTTTCGCTCGTCAGAGCTCCTCAAG CTTCTTGTAAATCAGTTGGAGCCTCTAACAGAACAGCAGTTGGTGGGGATTACGAATTTACAACAGTCCTCCCAACAAGCAGAAGATGCATTATCTCAAGGGATGGAGGCATTACAACAGTCCCTGGCTGAAACATTGTCAAGCGGATCTCTTGGTTCCTCCGGTTCATCTGGGAATGTAGCAAATTACATGGGTCAAATGGCTATGGCCATGGGTAAGCTAGGCACCCTTGAAGGCTTTATTCGTCAG GCGGACAATTTGCGGCTACAGACGTTACAACAGATGCATCGGATATTGACAACCCGTCAGTCTGCTCGTGCGCTTCTAGCAATACATGACTATTTCTCCCGCCTACGTGCTCTTAGTTCCCTTTGGCTAGCCCGCCCGAGGGAGTGA
- the LOC115707074 gene encoding transcription factor TGAL1 isoform X1, with protein MADASPRTDISTDVDTDEKNQMFDRGQYGLMAASDSSDRSKDKSDQKTLRRLAQNREAARKSRLRKKAYVQQLESSRLKLTQLEQELQRARQQGIFISSSGDQAHSMSGNGAMAFDVEYGRWLEEQNRQINELRSAVNSHAGDTELRIINDGILAHYDEIFRLKGVAAKTDVFHLLSGMWKTPAERCFLWLGGFRSSELLKLLVNQLEPLTEQQLVGITNLQQSSQQAEDALSQGMEALQQSLAETLSSGSLGSSGSSGNVANYMGQMAMAMGKLGTLEGFIRQADNLRLQTLQQMHRILTTRQSARALLAIHDYFSRLRALSSLWLARPRE; from the exons ATGGCTGATGCCAGTCCTAGGACTGATATATCTACAGATGTGGATACAGATGAGAAGAATCAAATG TTTGATAGAGGTCAATATGGTCTTATGGCGGCTTCTGATTCAAGTGACAGATCAAAGGATAAATCAGATCAGAAG ACTCTACGTAGGCTTGCTCAGAATCGCGAGGCTGCAAGGAAAAGCCGATTGCGAAAGAAA GCATATGTCCAACAGCTGGAGAGTAGTCGTTTGAAACTCACGCAATTAGAACAAGAGCTCCAACGTGCCCGACAGCAG GGAATCTTTATATCAAGCTCTGGAGACCAGGCCCATTCTATGAGTGGAAATG GCGCGATGGCCTTTGACGTAGAATATGGTCGTTGGTTGGAAGAGCAGAATCGACAGATTAATGAACTGAGATCAGCAGTTAATTCTCATGCAGGTGATACAGAGCTCCGTATTATTAACGACGGTATCTTGGCACACTATGATGAGATTTTTAGGCTCAAGGGCGTTGCAGCAAAGACTGATGTTTTTCATTTGTTGTCTGGTATGTGGAAAACTCCTGCTGAAAGGTGTTTCTTATGGCTTGGTGGTTTTCGCTCGTCAGAGCTCCTCAAG CTTCTTGTAAATCAGTTGGAGCCTCTAACAGAACAGCAGTTGGTGGGGATTACGAATTTACAACAGTCCTCCCAACAAGCAGAAGATGCATTATCTCAAGGGATGGAGGCATTACAACAGTCCCTGGCTGAAACATTGTCAAGCGGATCTCTTGGTTCCTCCGGTTCATCTGGGAATGTAGCAAATTACATGGGTCAAATGGCTATGGCCATGGGTAAGCTAGGCACCCTTGAAGGCTTTATTCGTCAG GCGGACAATTTGCGGCTACAGACGTTACAACAGATGCATCGGATATTGACAACCCGTCAGTCTGCTCGTGCGCTTCTAGCAATACATGACTATTTCTCCCGCCTACGTGCTCTTAGTTCCCTTTGGCTAGCCCGCCCGAGGGAGTGA